The following DNA comes from Ricinus communis isolate WT05 ecotype wild-type chromosome 10, ASM1957865v1, whole genome shotgun sequence.
TGCAAGAGAACAAGGAATTTCTTGCTGAGGTTATGATGCTAAGTCTTCTACACCATCCAAACCTTGTCAACCTCGTCGGATACTGTGCTGATGGCGACCAGAGGCTTTTAGTGTATGACTTTGTTAAAGGAGGTTCATTACACGATCATCTTCTTGGTAATTTCAAGAACTTAATTAGAGCTAgagttatttatttcttaagcatagtcatatttttcttgttctgtTGAGCTTGCAGTTTTGAGTCTATAGTTTCTGTATAGAATAGATTAAGATTGTATGCCATGAAACAATTTAATCTAACCTGCAGAATTGACACCAGAGAGGAAACCATTAGATTGGTTTACACGAATGAGAATAGCATTTGGTGCTGCTAAAGGTCTGGAGTACTTGCATGATGAGGCCAATCCTCCTGTTGTAGATGGCAACATGAAGCCGTCAAACATATTATTGGATGAAGATTTTAATCCCATGTTATCGGATTTTGGACTTGTCAAGCTTGGTCCTACGGGTGACAAGATGCACGTGCATTCAAGATTGATGGGTACTTATGGTTATAGTGCTCCAGAATATGTCAGAGGGGGTGAACTCACAGTGAAATCAGACGTATACAGCTTTGGAGTTATTTTACTTGAGCTCATCACGGGAAGAAGGGCCATAGACACAACAAAACCAGTCAACGAGCAAAATCTAGTTGCTTGGGTAAGTAACTGTAGAGATATTAAAACTGTTCTTGGAGACTCAGCAAATCGCTTGAACGTCTAAGATGTTATAATTTGATTGCATATTTTGAGCTGTCTTTGATATAAGTCTTACTGTTTATGCTTTTCACAAATATCAAACAGGCACAGCCCATATTTCGAGATCCGAAAAGGTTTCCTGATATGGCCGATCCAGTTCTCAATAAGAGATTCCCAGAAAAAGATTTGAATCAGGCAGTTGCAATAGCAGCAATGTGTCTGCAAGAGGAAGCACCAGCTCGTCCATTAATGAGTGATGTTGTCACAGCTTTAAGTTTCCTTTCCATGGCTACAGATGAAAGCATCCCTTCTCCTCCACCCCCTTCAACTCCACCTTCAGAGGAAGTACCTAATCATGACCAACATAAACATGAAGCTGGTAGAGATAG
Coding sequences within:
- the LOC8274986 gene encoding probable serine/threonine-protein kinase PBL26 isoform X1, translated to MNCFSCFQSQKSKKSFTKREHGFPSSPREVIDSKSPENKKQKPGDEDNDNKSYQIAAQTFTFREIATATKNFRQEYLLGEGGFGRVFKGILAATGQVVAVKQLDRSGLQENKEFLAEVMMLSLLHHPNLVNLVGYCADGDQRLLVYDFVKGGSLHDHLLELTPERKPLDWFTRMRIAFGAAKGLEYLHDEANPPVVDGNMKPSNILLDEDFNPMLSDFGLVKLGPTGDKMHVHSRLMGTYGYSAPEYVRGGELTVKSDVYSFGVILLELITGRRAIDTTKPVNEQNLVAWAQPIFRDPKRFPDMADPVLNKRFPEKDLNQAVAIAAMCLQEEAPARPLMSDVVTALSFLSMATDESIPSPPPPSTPPSEEVPNHDQHKHEAGRDSSDSDPKDNKENHKDSDSDHKDSESEQEDDTSDDEDGDSDDYKDSRKWSKNSMRSMDESVSSSHKGSKRIQSRNASRSVKNSCESQYESVYSGHYSSRESRYHNARLSHKSSIGSKDGSVSGGERSSSNIDCRDRTGSLSYRSVERSLNGSNTSRDDC
- the LOC8274986 gene encoding probable serine/threonine-protein kinase PBL26 isoform X2, which encodes MNCFSCFQSQKSKKSFTKREHGFPSSPREVIDSKSPENKKQKPGDEDNDNKSYQIAAQTFTFREIATATKNFRQEYLLGEGGFGRVFKGILAATGQVVAVKQLDRSGLQENKEFLAEVMMLSLLHHPNLVNLVGYCADGDQRLLVYDFVKGGSLHDHLLERKPLDWFTRMRIAFGAAKGLEYLHDEANPPVVDGNMKPSNILLDEDFNPMLSDFGLVKLGPTGDKMHVHSRLMGTYGYSAPEYVRGGELTVKSDVYSFGVILLELITGRRAIDTTKPVNEQNLVAWAQPIFRDPKRFPDMADPVLNKRFPEKDLNQAVAIAAMCLQEEAPARPLMSDVVTALSFLSMATDESIPSPPPPSTPPSEEVPNHDQHKHEAGRDSSDSDPKDNKENHKDSDSDHKDSESEQEDDTSDDEDGDSDDYKDSRKWSKNSMRSMDESVSSSHKGSKRIQSRNASRSVKNSCESQYESVYSGHYSSRESRYHNARLSHKSSIGSKDGSVSGGERSSSNIDCRDRTGSLSYRSVERSLNGSNTSRDDC